A stretch of Rhea pennata isolate bPtePen1 unplaced genomic scaffold, bPtePen1.pri scaffold_32, whole genome shotgun sequence DNA encodes these proteins:
- the LOC134154498 gene encoding olfactory receptor 14A16-like: MSNSSFLNEFLLLPFTDTWELQLLHFSLFLGIYLAALLGNSLIITAIACDHHLHTPMYFFLLNLSLVDISSISTTVPKSMANSLWNTRAMSYSGCAAQVFLFVFSVEVECSLLTIMAYDRFVAVCRPLHYWTIMDSRACVRMAAAAWASGFINALLHTRNVFSIPLCKGNTVDQFFCEIPQILKLSCSESYLREVGLIVVTASLIFGCFIFIVLSYVQIFRAVLRIPSEQGRHKALSMCLPHLAVVSLYISTGIFAYLKPSSVFSPSLDLVLAVLYSVVPPMLNPVIYSMRNKELRDALNKLIQLVLVQKK, translated from the coding sequence ATGTCCAACAGTAGCTTCCTGAATGAGTTCCTCCTACTACCATTTACAGACAcgtgggagctgcagctcttgcacttctccctcttcctgggcatctacctggctgccctcctgggcaacagcctcatcatcacagccataGCCTGCGACCACCACTTGCACActcccatgtacttcttcctcctcaatcTCTCCCTCGTTGACATcagctccatctccaccactgtccccaaatctaTGGCCAATTCCCTCTGGAACACCAGGGCCATGTCTTACTCTGGATGTGCAGCTCAGGTcttcttgtttgtattttcagttgAAGTGGAGTGTTCTCTTCTTACAatcatggcctatgaccgcttTGTTGCTGTCTGCAGACCCCTGCACTACTGGACcatcatggacagcagagcttgtgtcagaatggcagcagctgcctgggccagtggaTTTAtcaatgctctcctgcacactagaaatgttttttcaataCCTCTCTGcaaaggcaacacagtggaccagttcttctgtgaaatcccccagatcctcaagcttTCCTGCTCAGAATCAtacctcagggaagttgggcTTATTGTGGTTACTGCCAGCTTAATCTTtggatgtttcattttcattgtactgtcctacgtgcagatcttcagggctgtgctgaggatcccctctgagcagggtcGACACAAAGCcctttccatgtgcctcccacacctggctgtggtctccctgtACATCAGCACTGGCATATTTGCCTATCTGAAGCCCTCCTCTGTCTTCTCCCCATCTCTGGATCTAGtgctggctgttctgtactcagtgGTGCCTCCAATGCTCAACCCagtcatctacagcatgaggaacaaggagctcagaGATGCACTGAACAAACTGATTCAGCTGGTCCTAGTTCAGAAGAAGTAA